The sequence CGATCTATCTTTAGACTGTTCATTAAGTTGAACCGACACACTACCATACTTGCCATTTTGTTTAAAATATTCAGGTAGACCTTTAGCTGCAATGTCCTTATTTGGTGCCAATACAACCAGTATTGGCGTTTGATTATCAGCTAGCATTTTAAAATAACTTTCTAAATACTCCGCTTTAGGATATTCACTAATCATTGCTACATTTTTGCCGCCAATCTGCACACGATTAGCCGGTAATATCCTACCATCCGGCGCTTCAACTCGCGTTGCTTTAGCCAACAAAAGTTTATCATTTTTTTGGCTAGCGAGATTGCTATCGTCATTGCCAATTGTGCTTACCGACGTCGATGACATCAATGTTTTAACTTCACCAGGTTGTAATTTAGCAACCCATTTTTCTGCTGGTATATCCAGAGTGTCTTTCTTGCCTAACGTTGGTAGACGAGAAAGCTGCGGTGGCTCAATTAACTTATTTTTCACCGCAGTTGATTTTGGTGCAAGTTCAGGTGGCGTTCCATCAATGTCAAAATTAAAACCACCATGACGTCGAGTTTTATTACTGTCCTGCTCCGTTTCGGTAGCAAGATGGGTTTTATGTCGTAACAAAACGGTCGACGAATCACTATCTTTGACAATTTCACGCCCTTGATAATAAGTTTTTTGTGTTCCGTCTTGACCGCTCGCTACCTCATTTGAGGCATAATTGATATTAGGTGTTATATTACTATAAATCGGTGAAGTATTAGGCATTATAAAATCCCTTACTTTTAAGTTAATCTATTATTTTTCAGCTACACATTGTTCTGATTTTTCAAGTAATAATCCAAAAATATCAACAATTTCATACTCATTGATCTCATGTAAAGGCAATCTCACCCATAATATAAGATGTTGTTCTTCATTAACTGCGGCAACCGGCTGCCAACGTAGCTGGGTCAAATTATTAAAATGCAATAAGGATAAGAGAGTAATATTTTTTTGCGTTAATTCATTTATATGGCCTAGATCAGTAAAAATATACCAATCAAACTGATTAATTAATCCTAGATAAAAGCGAAAATTATTATCAATAGTTAAACTAAAAGCTTCCTCTTTGGATGTTTTTTCTATTGGCTCAAGGCCAATATGATTAAAAAGTGATGATACTTTTTGGTGGAAAATAGCAAGTTGATGCACTAAACAATACCTCTTATCGATAAATAACTTCTTTACTCACCGCTTTTATTTAGCGTTTTTCTCAGTACTTATTAAATAAAATAAAAAAATGCTATTTAATACCACTCAATCTAAATTAATAAAGCAGAATAAACAGTCCATCTAAACAATTAAAAATTAATTATTATTAATCATCCCCTTTTACAGAAAATAATTATTAGTTACAAATAAAAAACGATACAACTGGCCAGTTTTACACTAATAGAAAAGGGTTCTATCGCATTAATGTAGAATGATTAAATTTATACAGGAGGTAAGGTTTTAGGCAACTAAAGCATAAAGGCATCTACTGGACGGATAACGTGCCCATTGATAGCGATTTGTTGTTCCGGGTATTATGTAATGTTAATTTCGTATTAATTATAGATAGTAACTAATTATTGAAGGCACTGTTGCAAATATCGTGATGCGACTGAACCGAAAATATCGCTAAAACAAAAATAGCCTGAAAATTTCAGGCTATTATTAGCAATAAAAAATGACGCTTCTATCACTCGATGGGTTGTTAACAAGCACCCTTCAACTAAAAGTGGTAGATGAGCTAAATATTATTTCACACGGGAAACATATTCACCGGAGCGGGTATCCACTTTGATTACCTCACCAATTTGCACAAATAGCGGAACTTTTACCACCGCGCCTGTACTTAATGTTGCCGGTTTTCCGCCCGTACCTGCTGTATCCCCCTTTAAACCCGGATCGGTATCAACCACTGCCAGTTCAACAAAATTCGGTGGCGTGATAGTAATAGGCTGTCCATTCCACAATGTGACAACGCAATCGGCTTGATCAATTAACCATTTGGCATTATCAGCGACTGCTTTTTCATCCGCAGCTAGTTGCTCAAACGTCTCATTATTCATAAAATGCCAAAACTCGCCATCATTGTATAGATAGGTCAAGTTCAGATCCATAACATCAGCACTTTCGACAGAATCAGTTGACTTAAATGTTTTTTCTAATAACTTATTAGAAATCAATTTACGGATCCGTACGCGAGCAAACGCTTGCCCTTTGCCTGGTTTGACAAATTCGCTTTCAACAATTGCACAAGGCTCGCCATCTAACATGATTTTAAGACCTGAGCGAAATTCATTGGTACTATAGGTAGCCATGGAAATCCTCTAAATTTTTTAAGTAAAAATGGCATAGCCAAAAAATGTTTAATATTGTAACTCAAAAAAGCCCCGCCAGAGAAGTCTGGCTACAACAACTTGCAGAAGCTGTCACTGATCCTGACGAATTGCTACGATTACTGTCACTACAAAATGACCCGGAATTGCATGCCGGAAGTGCCGCTCGTGCTTTATTTCCACTACGTGTGCCCCACCCTTTTATCGCAAAAATGCGGATCGGTGATGCTAATGATCCCCTTTTACGTCAAGTTATTACTTCAAAATCTGAATTTATTCTTACACCAACATTTTCAGTTGACCCATTAAATGAACACCATAGTCCGATTCCTGGACTATTGCATAAATATCAGGATCGCGTCTTACTGTTAGTCAAAGGAGGCTGTGCCGTTAATTGCCGCTACTGCTTCCGGCGTCACTTTCCGTATGAAGAAAATAAAGGCAATAAACAAAACTGGCAGACAGCATTAAATTACATTCAACGGCATACAGAACTTAACGAAGTTATTTTTTCAGGCGGCGATCCTTTGATGGCAAAAGATCATGAGTTAGATTGGTTGATGTCACAGTTAGAAACTATCCCCCATATCAAACGACTTAGGATCCATAGCCGATTACCAGTGGTTATTCCTGCACGTATTACCACCACACTTTGCCAACGTTTCAATGTTTCTCGACTAAAGGTAATTATGGTTACTCATATCAACCACGCCAACGAAATTGATAGCGAGTTTAGCCGTGCAATGGAACAGTTAAAACAGGTAAATGTTACCTTATTAAACCAAAGTGTCCTATTACGCGGCATTAATGATAATGCTGACTGTCTAGCTAAATTAAGTAATAAACTGTTTGAAAATGGAATACTACCTTATTATTTACATTTATTAGATAAAGTCCAAGGTGCCGCCCATTTTATGGTAACGGATGAAGAGGCTCGCATCATAATGAAAGAATTGCTTACTCGTATTTCAGGTTATCTGGTACCGAGATTGACCCGAGAAATAGGTGGCAAACTGAGTAAAACACCGATTGATTTGCAATTACAATAACAATTTAGCTAAATGCTTAAACGCATGACCCTATATTTATTCAGGATCATGCTTAGCATGCGTTATGGACACTTATAAACTTGTCCAATCATTTTACTATCAGTAGGAATAAAACTTGAGAGTAACGTTTCCGTTGGGCTATTAGCTCCATAAATAACATTTCCTCCCATCTCAGCCGCTTTATTACGTAAATCATTTGCTGCACCACGCAGTGAACTAGACTCATTATTTACGCCACTTAGCCAATTACTTTGTGTGCCTGTAACCAGCCCTAAATGCCGACATTCACTTCCAGGCTGGGCATTAACAAAACGAACTTTTTCACCCGCAGTGGTAATTTTATTGGTTGTTGAACAGCCAGCCAAGACTAATACTGTGAC is a genomic window of Arsenophonus apicola containing:
- the efp gene encoding elongation factor P, with translation MATYSTNEFRSGLKIMLDGEPCAIVESEFVKPGKGQAFARVRIRKLISNKLLEKTFKSTDSVESADVMDLNLTYLYNDGEFWHFMNNETFEQLAADEKAVADNAKWLIDQADCVVTLWNGQPITITPPNFVELAVVDTDPGLKGDTAGTGGKPATLSTGAVVKVPLFVQIGEVIKVDTRSGEYVSRVK
- a CDS encoding CesT family type III secretion system chaperone; amino-acid sequence: MHQLAIFHQKVSSLFNHIGLEPIEKTSKEEAFSLTIDNNFRFYLGLINQFDWYIFTDLGHINELTQKNITLLSLLHFNNLTQLRWQPVAAVNEEQHLILWVRLPLHEINEYEIVDIFGLLLEKSEQCVAEK
- a CDS encoding DUF4156 domain-containing protein; translated protein: MRIKVLLGVTVLVLAGCSTTNKITTAGEKVRFVNAQPGSECRHLGLVTGTQSNWLSGVNNESSSLRGAANDLRNKAAEMGGNVIYGANSPTETLLSSFIPTDSKMIGQVYKCP
- the epmB gene encoding EF-P beta-lysylation protein EpmB codes for the protein MFNIVTQKSPAREVWLQQLAEAVTDPDELLRLLSLQNDPELHAGSAARALFPLRVPHPFIAKMRIGDANDPLLRQVITSKSEFILTPTFSVDPLNEHHSPIPGLLHKYQDRVLLLVKGGCAVNCRYCFRRHFPYEENKGNKQNWQTALNYIQRHTELNEVIFSGGDPLMAKDHELDWLMSQLETIPHIKRLRIHSRLPVVIPARITTTLCQRFNVSRLKVIMVTHINHANEIDSEFSRAMEQLKQVNVTLLNQSVLLRGINDNADCLAKLSNKLFENGILPYYLHLLDKVQGAAHFMVTDEEARIIMKELLTRISGYLVPRLTREIGGKLSKTPIDLQLQ